A single window of Hymenobacter sp. APR13 DNA harbors:
- a CDS encoding efflux RND transporter permease subunit: MQDLEKEFGPTSWSINNKTSIYIITVLLCVAGIFAYIKLGKEKFPDIVIPRIIVATIYPGTSPADIENLVTRQLEKELKSVNGVKKINSTSNQDYCIVDIEFNSNVDVQYAKQLVKDAVDKAAPELPNDLPSPPTVKEINISEQPIMFVNLSGNLPAVQLKKYADDFQDKIEALPEITRVDIVGALDQQVNVDVDLNKLRASRLGFSDISNAIARENVTISGGSIDVGSQKRAVRVAGQYVRAEDIADIQVKNLNGAAVRLGDIATVQDGFKDRESYARLDGKPAITLNVVKRQGENLIDASDKIKALVAESEKTLPRELKVTITGDSSNDTRVTLHDLINTIVIGFLLVTAILLFFMGTTNAMFVGLSVPISMFLAFLIIPGFDFSLNMIVLFAFLLALGIVVDDAIVVIENTHRLLHEHPELTTEKAAKFAAGEVFVPVLAGTLTTVAPFVPLMFWPGIVGSFMYYLPVTLIITLMSSLVVAFIMNPVFAVSFMEREEHFEEDLHSKPKLTKGLKIAVGVLVVLGILFNVLALGATPEVGPDGETSGLIGHFVGNICLALAGFILLDKFVLVKMIAWFQTRALPKFQNGYANLVRWSINHPALVMISVVVLFLGSFVAIGLRGPKVDFFPKGDPKFIYTYLKMPVGTRVEITDSITKVLENRIYGVIGRQNPDVESVITNVAIGAGDPGDASSSSGTAMSNMGKVAVAFKELSDRTGPATGTYMDKIREVVKGIPGAEISVDQEASGPPQAKPIAIEVIGDDYPTLAKLSKKVTRYVDSLNIGGVEALRSNLEDRNPEIAVNIDRTRANREGISTGQIGLEVRTAIYGSEASKFKTSDDEYPVQVRYAKPYRNDVDAIINAPLTFRDATGAVRQVPISSIAQVTYGSTYGGIRRKDTKRVITISSNVLNGYTGPDVVANIRTALQSFPTPAGYTIKMGGAEEDQKETTDFLPMAGLGALGLIFLILVTQFNSFSKPLIILSEVLFSIAGVFWGLAITGQNISIVMTGVGIIALAGIVVKNGILLVEFMDILRAQGMPLREAIVLAGRTRLNPVILTATAATLGLIPLAIGLNIDFYELFASGDAHFFIGGESVVFWGPLAWTIIYGLVFATGITLVVVPVMYLLSESLKLRLKGTPEPVADAEEVEAATPPVLTH; this comes from the coding sequence ATGCAGGATTTAGAAAAGGAATTTGGACCCACTTCGTGGTCCATTAATAACAAAACCAGCATCTACATCATCACGGTGCTGCTGTGCGTGGCGGGGATTTTTGCCTACATCAAGCTGGGCAAGGAGAAATTCCCCGACATCGTGATTCCGCGGATCATCGTGGCTACTATTTACCCCGGTACCTCGCCGGCGGATATCGAAAACCTAGTGACGCGCCAGCTCGAAAAAGAGCTGAAAAGCGTGAACGGGGTGAAGAAAATCAACTCCACCTCCAACCAGGACTACTGTATCGTCGATATCGAGTTCAACTCGAACGTGGACGTGCAGTACGCCAAGCAGCTGGTGAAGGACGCCGTGGACAAGGCCGCGCCCGAGCTGCCCAACGATTTGCCCTCGCCGCCGACGGTGAAGGAAATCAACATCTCGGAGCAGCCCATCATGTTCGTGAACCTGAGCGGCAACCTGCCCGCCGTGCAGCTCAAAAAGTACGCCGACGACTTCCAGGATAAGATTGAGGCCCTGCCCGAAATCACCCGCGTAGACATTGTAGGCGCCCTCGACCAGCAGGTGAACGTGGATGTGGACCTGAACAAGCTGCGGGCCTCGCGCCTGGGCTTCTCCGACATCAGCAACGCCATTGCCCGCGAAAACGTGACCATTTCGGGCGGCTCCATTGACGTGGGGTCCCAGAAGCGGGCCGTGCGCGTGGCCGGCCAGTACGTGCGCGCCGAAGACATTGCCGACATCCAGGTGAAGAACCTCAACGGCGCGGCCGTGCGCCTCGGCGACATTGCCACCGTGCAGGATGGCTTCAAGGACCGGGAATCCTACGCCCGCCTCGATGGCAAGCCCGCCATTACCCTGAACGTGGTGAAGCGCCAGGGCGAAAACCTGATTGACGCCTCCGACAAAATCAAGGCGCTGGTAGCGGAGTCCGAGAAAACGCTGCCCCGAGAGCTGAAGGTGACCATCACCGGGGACAGCTCCAACGACACCCGCGTAACCCTCCACGACCTGATCAACACCATCGTTATCGGCTTCCTGCTCGTAACGGCCATTCTGCTGTTCTTCATGGGCACCACCAACGCCATGTTTGTGGGCCTGTCGGTGCCGATTTCGATGTTCCTGGCCTTCCTGATTATCCCGGGCTTCGACTTCTCGCTGAACATGATTGTGCTCTTCGCCTTCCTGCTGGCGCTGGGCATTGTGGTGGACGACGCCATTGTGGTTATCGAAAACACCCACCGCCTGCTGCACGAGCACCCCGAGCTGACCACCGAAAAGGCCGCTAAATTCGCGGCCGGCGAGGTATTCGTGCCCGTACTGGCCGGTACGCTCACCACGGTGGCGCCCTTCGTGCCGCTGATGTTCTGGCCCGGCATTGTGGGCTCGTTCATGTACTACCTGCCCGTGACGCTCATCATCACCCTGATGTCGTCGCTGGTGGTGGCCTTCATCATGAACCCGGTGTTTGCCGTGAGCTTCATGGAGCGCGAGGAGCACTTCGAGGAAGACCTGCACAGCAAGCCCAAGCTTACCAAAGGCCTCAAAATTGCCGTGGGCGTGCTGGTGGTGCTGGGCATCCTGTTCAACGTGCTGGCCCTGGGCGCTACGCCCGAGGTAGGCCCCGACGGCGAAACCAGCGGCCTGATTGGGCACTTCGTGGGCAACATCTGCCTGGCCCTGGCCGGCTTCATCCTGCTCGACAAGTTTGTGCTGGTGAAGATGATTGCCTGGTTCCAGACCCGCGCGCTGCCCAAGTTCCAGAACGGCTACGCCAACCTGGTGCGCTGGTCCATCAACCACCCGGCTTTGGTGATGATCAGCGTGGTGGTGCTGTTCCTGGGCTCGTTCGTGGCCATCGGCCTGCGCGGCCCCAAGGTGGACTTCTTCCCCAAAGGCGACCCGAAATTCATCTATACCTACCTGAAAATGCCGGTAGGTACCCGCGTCGAAATCACCGACTCCATCACCAAAGTGCTGGAAAACCGCATCTACGGCGTCATCGGCCGCCAGAACCCCGACGTGGAATCGGTGATTACCAACGTGGCCATCGGCGCCGGCGACCCGGGCGACGCGTCATCGTCGAGCGGCACGGCCATGTCGAACATGGGCAAGGTGGCCGTGGCTTTCAAGGAGCTCAGCGACCGGACCGGCCCGGCCACCGGCACCTACATGGATAAAATCCGGGAGGTAGTGAAAGGCATTCCCGGCGCCGAAATTTCGGTGGATCAGGAAGCCAGCGGTCCGCCCCAGGCCAAGCCCATTGCCATTGAGGTGATTGGCGACGACTACCCCACGCTGGCCAAGCTCAGCAAGAAGGTAACGCGCTACGTTGATTCGCTCAACATTGGCGGCGTGGAAGCCCTGCGCTCCAACCTGGAGGACCGCAACCCCGAAATTGCCGTGAACATCGACCGGACCCGCGCCAACCGGGAAGGCATCAGCACCGGCCAGATCGGCCTGGAAGTGCGTACGGCCATCTACGGCTCGGAAGCCAGCAAATTCAAGACCTCCGACGACGAGTACCCCGTGCAGGTGCGCTACGCCAAGCCCTACCGCAACGACGTGGACGCCATCATCAACGCCCCGCTCACGTTCCGCGACGCCACCGGCGCCGTGCGGCAGGTGCCCATTTCGTCCATTGCTCAGGTAACCTACGGCAGCACCTACGGCGGCATCCGGCGCAAAGACACCAAGCGTGTCATCACCATCAGCTCCAACGTGCTCAACGGCTACACCGGTCCTGATGTGGTAGCCAACATCCGCACGGCGCTGCAATCCTTCCCCACACCGGCCGGCTACACCATCAAGATGGGCGGGGCCGAGGAAGACCAGAAGGAAACCACCGACTTCCTGCCCATGGCCGGCCTCGGGGCCCTGGGCCTCATCTTCCTGATTCTCGTCACGCAGTTCAACTCGTTCAGCAAGCCGCTTATTATTCTGTCGGAAGTGCTGTTCTCTATTGCCGGCGTGTTCTGGGGCCTGGCCATCACGGGCCAGAACATCTCCATTGTGATGACGGGCGTGGGTATCATCGCCCTGGCCGGTATCGTGGTGAAAAACGGGATTTTGCTGGTCGAGTTCATGGACATCCTGCGGGCGCAGGGTATGCCGTTGCGCGAAGCCATTGTGCTGGCCGGCCGCACCCGCCTCAACCCGGTAATCCTGACGGCCACGGCCGCCACGCTGGGCCTGATTCCGTTGGCCATTGGCCTCAACATCGACTTCTACGAGCTGTTTGCCAGCGGCGACGCCCACTTCTTCATCGGCGGCGAGTCGGTGGTGTTCTGGGGTCCGCTAGCCTGGACCATCATCTACGGGCTGGTGTTTGCCACCGGCATTACGCTGGTAGTAGTGCCCGTGATGTACCTGCTGAGCGAAAGCCTGAAGCTGCGCCTGAAAGGCACCCCCGAACCCGTAGCCGATGCCGAAGAGGTGGAGGCTGCCACGCCGCCGGTGCTCACGCACTAA
- the ispF gene encoding 2-C-methyl-D-erythritol 2,4-cyclodiphosphate synthase — MKIRTGFGYDVHQLQEGLPFWLGGIQVPHTHGALGHSDADVLIHVICDALLGAANLRDIGFHFPDTDPQYKGIDSKRLLKEVVRLLTERGYSISNIDSTICLEAPKVNPHIAEMQRVLAEVMGIDADDISIKATTTEKLGFVGRREGVAAYASVLITK; from the coding sequence ATGAAAATCCGGACTGGCTTCGGCTACGACGTTCACCAGCTGCAGGAAGGCCTGCCCTTCTGGCTCGGCGGCATTCAGGTACCGCACACCCACGGCGCCCTCGGCCACTCCGATGCCGACGTGCTCATCCACGTTATCTGCGACGCGCTGCTGGGCGCGGCCAACCTGCGCGACATTGGCTTTCATTTCCCCGACACCGACCCGCAATACAAGGGCATCGACAGCAAGCGGCTGCTGAAGGAAGTGGTGCGCCTGCTCACGGAGCGCGGCTACAGCATCAGCAACATCGACTCCACCATCTGCCTCGAAGCCCCCAAAGTCAACCCGCACATTGCCGAGATGCAGCGCGTGCTGGCCGAGGTAATGGGCATCGACGCCGACGATATCAGCATCAAGGCCACCACCACTGAGAAGCTGGGCTTTGTGGGCCGCCGCGAAGGCGTGGCCGCCTACGCCTCGGTGCTGATTACGAAGTAG
- a CDS encoding C40 family peptidase yields MALSFFFEQTPTAPTASAPVAAEASLFSGFSLDEEEKPAAAASDSAAYEYYGQALGLRLARTENTTLLRTVLDWIGTPYRYGADSKKGTDCSGFVTRVFKEVYGITLQRSSRSMFSSVKHVAKTEMETGDLVFFRRGPGQPIYHVGIYLKDGKFAHSACNGGVMVSSLNQAYYSRNFYAAGRVATN; encoded by the coding sequence ATGGCCCTGTCTTTCTTCTTCGAACAAACGCCTACTGCTCCCACCGCTTCCGCTCCTGTTGCCGCCGAAGCGTCTTTATTCTCTGGTTTCTCCCTCGACGAGGAAGAGAAGCCCGCCGCTGCCGCCAGCGACTCGGCCGCTTACGAGTACTACGGGCAGGCCCTGGGCCTGCGCCTCGCCCGCACCGAAAACACCACCCTGCTGCGCACCGTCCTCGACTGGATCGGCACGCCCTACCGCTACGGCGCCGACTCCAAAAAGGGCACTGACTGCTCCGGCTTTGTAACCCGCGTTTTCAAGGAAGTGTACGGCATCACGCTGCAGCGCAGCTCCCGCTCCATGTTCAGCAGCGTGAAGCACGTAGCCAAAACCGAAATGGAAACCGGTGACCTGGTATTCTTCCGTCGCGGCCCGGGCCAGCCCATCTACCACGTGGGCATCTACCTGAAGGATGGCAAATTCGCCCACTCGGCCTGCAACGGCGGCGTGATGGTCAGCTCCCTCAACCAGGCCTACTACAGCCGCAATTTCTACGCGGCCGGCCGGGTTGCCACCAACTAG
- a CDS encoding M28 family peptidase, whose protein sequence is MSTSSSFLAGLLLVGATVSAVAQQAPEKLKVKKKRGAKTEAPAVVQPTDGAVLTTPTLATDKPTEWAGTYAATITQEDLRQHLTVLASDAYEGRETGEKGQKMAADYLSTEFKKLGLAGPVTGSDNPYLQHFTMERSTWEETATIKAGTQTYKWLTDFYAMGNSPFQQATSVQPVFLGYGIEQDGYSDYTGKDVQGKDVLILLGEPTGPDGKPVLGKDGAPSKWGNDYRAKAAMAAEKGARSVFFVSFDPNNNFDKLVPRMMPYLRRPSISFKDAKPDGRRAAFFLSPKLGYQLLGSNAAAVTKYMDATGKAGKPVASPFKPVKFTITAPKKREDFTTENVLGYLEGTDKKDEVLVLSAHYDHIGIINGEVNNGADDDGSGTVTVLEMAQAFMKAKAEGHGPRRSILFLAVTGEEKGLLGSEYYTDHPVFPLAQTVADLNTDMVGRTDKEHEGKGDYVYVIGSDKLSSELHEIVLNANAQYVKMDLDFRFNDPEDPNRFYYRSDHYNFAKHKIPVAFFFNGVHDDYHGAGDEVEKIEFPKMEKRARLVFHSAWELASRDTRIVVDSNKK, encoded by the coding sequence ATGTCCACCTCCTCCTCTTTCCTCGCCGGGCTGCTGCTGGTAGGCGCTACCGTTTCGGCAGTAGCCCAGCAGGCCCCCGAGAAACTCAAAGTCAAGAAAAAGCGCGGGGCCAAAACCGAGGCTCCGGCGGTAGTGCAGCCCACCGACGGCGCCGTGCTGACGACGCCCACCCTGGCTACCGACAAGCCCACCGAGTGGGCCGGCACCTACGCCGCCACCATCACGCAGGAAGACCTGCGCCAGCACCTGACCGTGCTGGCCTCTGATGCCTACGAAGGCCGCGAAACCGGCGAGAAAGGCCAGAAAATGGCCGCTGACTACCTCAGCACCGAGTTCAAGAAGCTGGGCCTGGCCGGCCCCGTCACGGGCTCCGACAACCCGTATCTGCAGCACTTCACGATGGAGCGCAGCACCTGGGAGGAAACCGCCACCATCAAGGCCGGCACCCAGACCTACAAGTGGCTGACGGATTTCTACGCCATGGGCAACTCGCCGTTTCAGCAGGCTACCAGCGTGCAGCCGGTATTTCTGGGCTACGGCATCGAGCAGGACGGCTACTCCGACTACACCGGCAAGGATGTGCAGGGCAAGGACGTGCTGATTCTGCTGGGCGAGCCCACCGGCCCCGACGGCAAGCCCGTGCTGGGCAAAGACGGCGCCCCCAGCAAGTGGGGCAACGACTACCGCGCCAAAGCCGCTATGGCCGCCGAGAAAGGCGCCCGCAGCGTGTTCTTCGTCAGCTTCGACCCCAACAACAACTTCGACAAGCTGGTACCGCGCATGATGCCGTACTTGCGCCGGCCCAGCATCTCGTTCAAGGATGCCAAGCCCGATGGCCGCCGCGCGGCGTTCTTTTTGTCGCCGAAGCTGGGCTACCAGCTGTTGGGCTCCAACGCCGCGGCCGTAACCAAGTACATGGACGCCACCGGCAAAGCCGGCAAGCCCGTTGCCAGCCCGTTCAAGCCGGTGAAGTTCACCATCACGGCCCCCAAGAAGCGCGAGGATTTTACCACCGAAAACGTGCTGGGCTACCTCGAAGGCACCGATAAGAAAGACGAAGTGCTGGTGCTGTCGGCTCACTACGACCACATCGGCATCATCAACGGCGAAGTAAACAACGGCGCTGACGATGACGGCTCCGGCACCGTGACGGTGCTGGAAATGGCCCAGGCCTTCATGAAGGCCAAAGCCGAAGGCCACGGCCCGCGCCGCAGCATCCTGTTTCTGGCCGTCACGGGTGAGGAAAAAGGTTTGCTGGGCTCGGAGTACTACACCGACCACCCCGTGTTCCCGCTGGCCCAGACCGTGGCCGACCTGAACACCGACATGGTGGGCCGCACCGACAAGGAGCACGAAGGCAAAGGCGACTACGTGTACGTTATCGGCTCCGACAAGCTCTCGTCGGAGCTGCACGAAATCGTGCTCAACGCCAACGCGCAGTACGTGAAGATGGACCTGGACTTCCGCTTCAACGACCCCGAAGATCCCAACCGCTTCTACTACCGCTCCGACCACTATAACTTCGCCAAGCACAAGATTCCGGTGGCGTTCTTCTTCAACGGCGTGCACGACGACTATCATGGCGCCGGCGATGAAGTAGAGAAAATCGAGTTTCCGAAGATGGAGAAACGGGCCCGCCTCGTGTTCCACTCAGCCTGGGAACTGGCCAGCCGCGACACGCGGATTGTGGTAGACTCCAACAAGAAATAA
- a CDS encoding acyl carrier protein, with translation MITSTTSAAKSIQQQVLRIISKRKAIKARRLRIGSNLSRELGFDTVDVVDIILELERNFQITIPDEVPLATVGDFVSYVASHAKAA, from the coding sequence ATGATCACCTCAACGACCTCCGCCGCCAAGTCCATTCAGCAGCAGGTGCTGCGCATCATCAGCAAGCGTAAGGCCATCAAGGCCCGGCGCCTGCGTATCGGTAGCAACCTCAGCCGCGAGCTGGGCTTCGATACCGTCGATGTTGTCGACATCATTCTGGAGCTGGAGCGCAACTTCCAGATCACCATTCCCGACGAAGTGCCCCTGGCCACCGTCGGCGACTTTGTGAGCTACGTGGCTTCTCACGCCAAAGCCGCATAG
- a CDS encoding SDR family NAD(P)-dependent oxidoreductase, translating into MEQRFKNKVCFVTGATSGIGQAVALQMGREGGRVAVLGRDAQDGRAIVREIKEAGGEAIFIRTDVGRDAQLVAAVDKTLAAWGKIDVLVSNAAMMTFEPILKLDPKDWDTLMHVNLRSLFRLTQLCLPHMKHGSIVAVSSVHAHQTTPHVVPYAASKGAMEAFVRGLSQEIPHTHARINAVAPGAVDTPMLWSNPNVKSGKEKITGQVGTPAELAAAICFLASAEASFINGTTLIADGGRLAAL; encoded by the coding sequence ATGGAGCAGCGGTTCAAGAATAAAGTGTGCTTCGTGACGGGCGCAACGTCAGGCATAGGGCAGGCAGTAGCACTACAGATGGGCCGCGAGGGAGGCCGGGTGGCCGTGCTGGGCCGCGACGCCCAGGACGGTCGTGCCATAGTGCGCGAAATAAAAGAGGCAGGCGGCGAAGCCATTTTCATTCGCACCGACGTAGGCCGCGACGCCCAGTTGGTGGCCGCCGTGGATAAAACGCTGGCCGCCTGGGGCAAGATTGATGTGCTGGTCAGCAACGCGGCCATGATGACGTTTGAGCCTATTCTCAAGCTCGACCCCAAAGACTGGGACACGCTCATGCACGTAAACCTGCGCAGCTTGTTCCGGCTCACGCAGCTGTGTTTGCCCCACATGAAGCACGGCAGCATTGTGGCCGTCAGCTCGGTGCATGCCCACCAGACCACGCCTCATGTGGTACCCTATGCTGCCAGCAAAGGCGCTATGGAAGCCTTCGTGCGCGGCCTCAGCCAGGAAATTCCCCACACCCACGCCCGCATTAATGCCGTGGCGCCCGGCGCCGTTGACACGCCCATGCTGTGGAGCAACCCCAATGTGAAAAGCGGCAAAGAAAAGATTACCGGCCAAGTGGGCACGCCCGCTGAGCTGGCCGCGGCCATCTGCTTTCTGGCCTCCGCCGAAGCCAGCTTCATCAACGGCACCACCCTGATAGCCGACGGCGGCCGCCTGGCCGCGCTGTAA
- a CDS encoding efflux RND transporter periplasmic adaptor subunit, with protein MTFSLPKAISYQLLAISLFTAACGGEKDPQAELAALKKEQAVNQAKIAELEAKSGAKAEGAAAQTTPVSVIKVAPESFKSYLELQGRVDFDQNATVAARAAGTLTSLRVQRGDRVSKGQTLATVDASILDASIAELRTRMDLARVIYEKQSRLWKQEIGTEIQYLQAKNNYQALQRNLATLNQQRALYTVVAPFAGTVDDVLPKLGETVAPGAPVAKIISSGGSGKILAEVSEAYASRIKAGDKALVTIPDLGGEELPATVRVVSSTINPTSRTFTTELRLSGGKAGQLRPNMVANVRIQNYARQSATVLPVDLVQKDEQNSYVLVVSDKGGKKVAAKRVIQTGQTYNGKVEVTGGLQAGDQVISAGYQTLNEGQAVTL; from the coding sequence ATGACCTTTTCCCTGCCCAAAGCTATCAGCTATCAGCTCTTAGCCATCAGCTTGTTCACTGCTGCCTGCGGCGGCGAAAAAGACCCTCAGGCCGAACTGGCCGCGCTCAAGAAAGAGCAGGCTGTCAACCAGGCCAAAATTGCCGAACTGGAAGCCAAGTCCGGCGCCAAGGCCGAAGGTGCCGCCGCTCAGACCACGCCCGTTTCGGTCATCAAAGTAGCCCCCGAGAGCTTCAAGAGCTACCTGGAGCTGCAGGGCCGCGTGGATTTCGACCAGAACGCCACCGTGGCTGCCCGCGCCGCCGGCACCCTTACCAGCCTGCGCGTGCAGCGCGGCGACCGGGTGAGCAAGGGCCAGACCCTGGCCACCGTCGATGCCAGCATCCTCGACGCCAGCATTGCCGAGCTGCGCACCCGCATGGACCTGGCCCGCGTGATCTACGAAAAGCAGAGCCGCCTCTGGAAGCAGGAAATCGGCACCGAAATCCAGTACCTGCAGGCCAAAAACAACTATCAGGCTCTGCAGCGCAACCTGGCCACGCTCAACCAGCAGCGCGCCCTCTACACCGTGGTGGCCCCGTTTGCGGGCACCGTGGACGACGTGCTGCCCAAACTGGGTGAAACGGTAGCCCCCGGCGCGCCGGTAGCCAAAATCATCAGCAGCGGCGGCTCGGGCAAGATTCTGGCCGAAGTATCAGAAGCCTACGCCTCGCGCATTAAAGCCGGCGACAAGGCTCTGGTGACCATTCCAGACCTGGGTGGGGAGGAGCTGCCCGCCACCGTGCGGGTGGTCAGCAGCACCATCAACCCCACCAGCCGCACCTTCACCACGGAGCTGCGCCTGAGCGGCGGCAAGGCCGGCCAGCTGCGCCCCAACATGGTGGCCAACGTGCGCATCCAGAACTACGCCCGCCAGAGCGCTACTGTGCTGCCCGTGGACTTGGTGCAGAAAGACGAGCAGAACAGCTACGTGCTGGTAGTGAGCGACAAAGGCGGCAAGAAAGTGGCCGCCAAGCGCGTTATTCAGACCGGCCAGACCTACAACGGCAAGGTGGAAGTAACCGGCGGCCTCCAGGCCGGCGACCAGGTGATTTCGGCCGGTTACCAGACCCTGAACGAAGGCCAGGCAGTGACCCTGTAG
- a CDS encoding TolC family protein, with product MKTNLRVLLLASGPGLMAPAGVALAQTAPAQQPVLATSAAAGLMPLSLQQAIDYAVKNKPTLLATRLGEQTARAKVGEIRSAGLPQVNVAANVADNFKLQKSLVDFGALGGGSSATTLTPADIAAAQSGRTVNLGTVSLPSEPVPPQAFAFGLQWAGNTSASVSQLLFDGAYLIGLKAAKVYEQLAQKQTQQAEIDVVEQVSKAYYSTLVARERLQLLSRNVQRLDTILYQTNETFKAGFAEKLDVQRLQVQRNNLVVEQQKASRLTELSVALLKFQMGLPQNQDVQLTDSLGAAVVDAGALRQRLGVASATTGGGVTGLGGVPTGTAPTSTNTDAQRQQDQQTALSGARTGQLAAAFNYNNRIEFSTLETQQALAGLDLANRRAGAYPRLLATAAYGFSGSAKNPGDLFAFRGPDSRAGNGFPNQNWFGFGNVGLSLQIPVFDGFRRKYLVQQARIQQQTIERGFETLRQSIDLQDAQSRTTLINALDVLDNQKANLDLAADVARVSRIKFQEGVGSNLEVVTAETELRSAQTNYYAALYDVLVAKVDRDKATGELYSQAKK from the coding sequence ATGAAAACCAACCTTCGCGTGTTGTTGCTGGCCTCCGGGCCGGGCCTGATGGCCCCGGCCGGGGTAGCTCTGGCACAAACCGCCCCGGCCCAGCAGCCGGTGCTGGCTACCTCCGCGGCCGCCGGCCTCATGCCCCTGAGCCTGCAGCAGGCCATCGATTACGCCGTCAAGAACAAGCCTACGCTGCTGGCTACTCGCCTGGGCGAGCAGACGGCCCGCGCCAAAGTGGGCGAAATCCGGTCGGCCGGCCTGCCGCAGGTGAACGTGGCGGCCAACGTGGCCGACAACTTCAAGCTGCAGAAAAGCCTCGTGGACTTCGGGGCTTTGGGTGGCGGTAGCTCGGCTACCACCCTCACGCCAGCCGACATTGCCGCAGCCCAAAGCGGCCGGACGGTAAACCTGGGCACGGTTTCGCTGCCCTCGGAGCCGGTGCCGCCGCAGGCGTTTGCCTTTGGCCTGCAGTGGGCCGGCAACACCAGCGCTTCGGTGTCGCAGCTGCTGTTTGATGGGGCCTATCTCATCGGCCTGAAAGCGGCCAAGGTGTACGAGCAACTGGCCCAGAAGCAAACCCAGCAGGCTGAAATCGATGTGGTGGAGCAAGTGAGCAAGGCGTATTACAGCACACTGGTGGCCCGCGAGCGGCTGCAGCTGCTCTCGCGCAACGTGCAGCGCCTCGATACCATTCTGTACCAGACCAACGAAACTTTCAAGGCCGGTTTTGCCGAGAAGCTGGACGTGCAGCGCCTGCAGGTGCAGCGCAACAACCTGGTAGTGGAGCAGCAGAAAGCCAGCCGCCTCACCGAGCTGAGTGTGGCCCTGCTGAAGTTTCAGATGGGACTGCCGCAAAACCAGGACGTGCAACTGACCGACTCGCTCGGGGCGGCCGTGGTAGATGCCGGGGCTTTGCGTCAGCGCCTGGGCGTGGCCAGCGCCACCACTGGCGGCGGCGTAACCGGCCTGGGCGGCGTGCCCACCGGCACGGCTCCTACCAGCACCAACACCGACGCTCAGCGCCAGCAGGACCAGCAGACGGCCCTCAGCGGCGCGCGCACCGGCCAGCTGGCCGCCGCCTTCAACTACAACAACCGCATCGAGTTCAGCACCCTGGAAACCCAGCAGGCCCTGGCCGGGCTGGACCTGGCCAACCGCCGGGCCGGCGCCTACCCGCGCCTGCTGGCCACGGCGGCCTACGGCTTCTCGGGCTCGGCCAAGAACCCCGGCGACCTGTTCGCCTTCCGCGGGCCTGATTCGCGGGCCGGCAACGGCTTCCCCAACCAGAACTGGTTCGGGTTCGGCAACGTGGGCCTGAGCTTGCAGATTCCGGTGTTTGATGGCTTCCGCCGCAAGTACTTGGTGCAGCAGGCGCGCATTCAGCAGCAGACCATTGAGCGGGGCTTCGAAACCCTGCGCCAGAGCATCGATTTGCAGGACGCCCAGAGCCGCACCACGCTCATCAACGCCTTGGACGTGCTGGACAATCAGAAAGCCAACCTTGATCTGGCTGCCGATGTGGCCCGGGTGTCGCGCATCAAGTTTCAGGAAGGCGTAGGCTCGAACCTGGAAGTGGTGACGGCCGAAACCGAGCTGCGCTCGGCCCAGACCAACTACTACGCCGCCCTCTACGACGTGCTGGTTGCCAAAGTGGACCGCGACAAAGCCACCGGCGAGCTGTACAGCCAGGCCAAGAAGTAA
- a CDS encoding TetR/AcrR family transcriptional regulator encodes MEIKDRILHAAIGLFTRNGIKSVSMDDIATHLGISKKTLYKWFENKDQIVSAVIHNHLTGVQGECEGIIGHARNAVDEMVQMMDWAKRQFANVNPNAIHDLRKYYPAAWGLFHEHKSSFILQQIQANLRRGVQEGLYRADLDIEVLSRLRLAQIDVLFDPEVFPPAQFDQMRVQMACNEHFLLGVVSLKGHKLLNEYRHVTEEE; translated from the coding sequence ATGGAAATCAAAGACCGAATCCTGCACGCCGCCATCGGCCTCTTCACCCGCAACGGGATTAAGAGCGTGTCGATGGACGACATTGCTACCCACCTGGGTATCTCGAAGAAGACGCTCTATAAGTGGTTCGAAAACAAGGACCAGATTGTATCAGCCGTCATCCACAACCACCTGACCGGAGTACAGGGTGAGTGCGAAGGCATCATCGGCCACGCCCGCAACGCCGTGGACGAGATGGTGCAGATGATGGACTGGGCCAAGCGGCAGTTTGCCAACGTGAACCCCAACGCCATCCACGATCTGCGCAAGTACTACCCCGCCGCCTGGGGCCTGTTCCACGAGCACAAGAGCAGCTTCATTCTGCAGCAGATTCAGGCCAACCTGCGCCGGGGCGTGCAGGAAGGCCTCTACCGCGCCGACCTCGACATTGAGGTACTCTCGCGCCTGCGCCTGGCCCAGATTGACGTGCTCTTCGACCCGGAAGTATTCCCGCCCGCGCAGTTCGACCAGATGCGGGTGCAGATGGCCTGCAACGAGCATTTTCTGCTGGGCGTGGTGTCGCTCAAAGGCCACAAACTACTGAATGAGTACCGTCATGTGACGGAAGAAGAATAA